The proteins below are encoded in one region of Peribacillus muralis:
- the speB gene encoding agmatinase, translating to MMKYQPKDSFQSPRFCGVRTFMRLPFVERIDEHMDFVITGIPFDSGQSFRTGARFGPGAIRDFSILLRPYNPEQDINIFDYISGIDYGDITVVPGYISETYTKIEAELTPVIEKGIIPISLGGDHSITLGELRAIVKKHGPVALLQFDAHSDTWDSYFDQKYNHGTVFRRAIEEGLIDVSRSLQIGMRGGLYGPEDLQDARDLGLGVYTTNEYKRNGVEKMLEIIHERIADGPVFLSFDIDFLDPVYAPGTGTPEVSGASIDDALALVRGLTGIDFVGFDLVEVLPAYDHGQVTAAAAANIVYEFITLIALAKKRKLDEMNMVQDLENQYNI from the coding sequence ATGATGAAATATCAACCGAAGGATTCATTCCAATCACCCCGCTTTTGTGGAGTACGGACGTTCATGCGGCTCCCATTCGTTGAACGGATTGATGAACATATGGATTTTGTCATTACCGGAATTCCTTTTGATTCCGGGCAATCATTTAGGACGGGCGCGAGATTCGGACCAGGAGCGATTCGTGATTTTTCCATTTTATTGCGACCATATAATCCAGAACAAGATATTAATATTTTTGATTATATATCTGGAATTGATTATGGGGATATTACGGTTGTCCCTGGCTATATTTCTGAAACGTATACTAAAATCGAAGCCGAGCTTACGCCTGTCATCGAAAAAGGGATCATTCCGATTTCTTTGGGAGGCGACCATTCCATTACGCTAGGGGAGCTGCGTGCAATCGTAAAAAAACATGGACCTGTCGCCTTGCTGCAATTCGATGCCCACTCCGATACGTGGGATAGTTATTTCGATCAAAAGTATAATCACGGAACCGTTTTCCGCCGCGCGATAGAAGAGGGTCTGATCGATGTATCGCGATCTCTTCAAATTGGTATGAGGGGTGGTCTGTACGGACCTGAGGACTTGCAGGATGCCCGGGACTTGGGCTTGGGCGTTTATACAACGAATGAATATAAAAGGAACGGCGTTGAAAAGATGCTGGAGATCATTCATGAGCGGATAGCGGATGGACCGGTGTTTTTGTCATTTGATATTGATTTCTTAGATCCGGTATATGCACCTGGAACGGGGACGCCTGAGGTTTCAGGGGCAAGCATTGATGATGCATTAGCGTTAGTCAGGGGGTTGACGGGTATTGATTTCGTTGGCTTCGATCTTGTCGAAGTATTACCTGCGTATGATCATGGACAAGTCACCGCAGCTGCAGCGGCCAACATTGTCTATGAATTCATCACACTTATCGCACTTGCTAAAAAAAGGAAGCTGGATGAGATGAACATGGTGCAAGATTTAGAAAATCAGTATAACATCTAA